One window from the genome of Salisaeta longa DSM 21114 encodes:
- a CDS encoding AtpZ/AtpI family protein, with amino-acid sequence MEHDDAPGSSEPEPSDRTTKGDLDAWRSALREVMPYLDLGWRLAFALVAPPVAGYWADARWGTTPWLLLVGAALGVAAAGLTLTRVSRDLASGQSSPRS; translated from the coding sequence GTGGAGCACGACGACGCGCCGGGCTCGTCAGAGCCTGAGCCATCCGATCGGACGACCAAAGGCGACCTGGACGCATGGCGGAGTGCCCTGCGCGAGGTGATGCCGTACCTGGACCTTGGGTGGCGGCTCGCGTTTGCGCTGGTGGCGCCGCCCGTGGCGGGCTACTGGGCCGACGCCCGCTGGGGAACGACGCCGTGGCTTTTACTGGTGGGCGCCGCGTTGGGCGTGGCCGCCGCAGGGCTCACGCTGACCCGCGTGAGCCGCGACCTCGCGTCGGGCCAATCGTCGCCGCGATCGTAG
- the purB gene encoding adenylosuccinate lyase: MIDRYTRPEMGRLWNERAKFQSWLDVELAACAAWSEIGAIPEDDVRALYENADFDVARIKEIERATKHDVVAFTRAVSETLGPERKWVHYGLTSTDVVDTAYMVRLKKANGMIRTQLDGLIDALAAKARAHKHTLTMGRTHGVHAEPTTFGLKMARFYDEMTRQRDRFERAAEEMRVGKLSGAVGTFAHIPPEVERMTCERLGLKPAPISTQVLSRDRHAHYLSVLAGIGASLEKMAVEVRHLQRSEVREVEESFGSGQKGSSAMPHKRNPVGSENITGCARLLRGYMVSEMENVALWHERDISHSSVERVVLPDATTILHYALRRFAGIIENLVVYEDTMRDNMERTYGLYNSQRLMLKLIDKGLTREEAYDRVQPLAMQAWEEQRPFEDIVAGADTITEYLSAEAIEETFDPSYHVRNVDLLFERVGLA; encoded by the coding sequence ATGATTGACCGCTATACCCGCCCTGAGATGGGCCGCCTGTGGAACGAACGCGCCAAATTTCAATCGTGGCTCGACGTTGAGCTTGCCGCCTGCGCGGCCTGGAGCGAGATCGGCGCCATTCCGGAGGATGATGTGCGGGCCCTCTACGAGAATGCCGACTTCGACGTTGCGCGCATCAAAGAAATCGAGCGCGCGACCAAGCACGACGTGGTGGCCTTTACGCGGGCCGTGAGCGAGACGCTGGGGCCAGAGCGCAAGTGGGTGCACTACGGCCTCACCTCCACCGATGTGGTGGACACGGCCTACATGGTGCGCCTCAAAAAGGCCAACGGCATGATTCGCACGCAGCTCGACGGCTTGATTGACGCCCTCGCCGCGAAGGCCCGCGCCCACAAGCACACGCTTACGATGGGCCGCACCCACGGCGTACATGCCGAGCCCACCACCTTTGGCCTGAAGATGGCCCGCTTCTACGACGAGATGACGCGCCAGCGCGATCGCTTCGAACGAGCGGCCGAAGAGATGCGTGTGGGCAAACTCTCGGGCGCCGTAGGCACGTTTGCGCACATTCCGCCGGAGGTGGAGCGCATGACGTGCGAGCGCCTCGGCCTGAAGCCCGCCCCCATCTCCACCCAGGTACTCTCGCGCGACCGGCACGCGCACTACCTGAGCGTGCTCGCCGGCATTGGGGCCTCCCTCGAAAAGATGGCCGTCGAGGTACGCCACCTGCAACGCAGCGAGGTGCGCGAGGTCGAGGAGTCGTTTGGGAGCGGACAAAAGGGCTCGTCGGCCATGCCGCACAAACGCAACCCCGTGGGCTCCGAGAACATCACCGGCTGCGCCCGGCTGCTGCGCGGCTACATGGTCTCGGAAATGGAGAACGTGGCGCTGTGGCACGAGCGCGACATCAGCCACTCGTCCGTCGAGCGCGTGGTGCTGCCCGATGCCACCACCATCCTGCACTACGCCTTGCGCCGCTTCGCAGGCATCATCGAAAACCTTGTGGTGTACGAGGATACGATGCGCGACAACATGGAGCGCACCTACGGCCTCTACAACAGCCAGCGCCTCATGCTCAAGCTCATCGACAAGGGCCTGACCCGCGAGGAGGCCTACGACCGCGTGCAGCCGCTGGCCATGCAGGCCTGGGAAGAGCAGCGGCCGTTCGAAGACATTGTGGCCGGGGCCGACACCATCACCGAATACCTCTCGGCCGAGGCCATCGAGGAGACGTTCGACCCGTCGTACCATGTGCGCAACGTCGATCTGCTCTTTGAGCGGGTGGGCCTTGCGTAA
- the atpG gene encoding ATP synthase F1 subunit gamma — translation MANLRDIRNRIDSIENTKQVTRAMKMVAAAKLRKAQERIFNTRPYAYKIRDIIDHLQSELDPTAHPFFAARESVEGALVVVITADRGLAGAFNANAIKTAETLIANEYAEQKRNGGLYVLCVGRKGHEHFAARDYQLVGDYRNVFDGLSVDLARRIIDDAVEGYERGLWDEVQMVYNEFKNTISQNLIAEPLLPIPEERFQTPVMAEEAETVDVHESTNGTGVDYIFEPRPETILEALVPRFLEYQVWRALLESNASEQGARMIAMDNATSNAEELIEELTLKYNRARQDAITMEILDITSGAEALENA, via the coding sequence ATGGCGAACCTTCGCGACATACGCAACCGGATCGATTCGATCGAGAACACCAAGCAGGTGACCCGCGCCATGAAAATGGTGGCCGCGGCCAAGCTGCGCAAGGCCCAGGAGCGGATCTTTAACACCCGCCCCTACGCCTACAAGATTCGGGACATCATCGACCACCTGCAGTCGGAGCTCGACCCGACGGCGCACCCCTTCTTCGCGGCCCGCGAATCGGTGGAGGGCGCGCTTGTCGTCGTCATCACGGCCGACCGCGGCCTCGCCGGCGCGTTTAACGCCAACGCCATCAAGACGGCCGAGACGCTGATTGCCAATGAGTATGCCGAGCAGAAGCGCAACGGCGGGCTCTACGTGCTGTGCGTAGGGCGCAAGGGCCACGAGCACTTCGCGGCCCGCGATTACCAGCTGGTGGGCGATTACCGCAACGTATTTGACGGGCTGTCGGTGGACCTCGCCCGGCGCATCATCGACGACGCGGTGGAGGGCTACGAGCGGGGCCTGTGGGACGAGGTGCAGATGGTGTACAACGAGTTCAAAAACACCATTTCGCAGAACCTCATCGCCGAGCCGTTGCTCCCCATCCCCGAGGAGCGCTTTCAGACGCCGGTGATGGCGGAGGAGGCCGAGACGGTGGATGTGCACGAATCGACAAACGGCACGGGCGTCGACTACATCTTTGAGCCGCGTCCGGAGACCATCCTAGAAGCCCTCGTGCCGCGCTTCTTGGAGTACCAGGTGTGGCGCGCGCTGCTCGAATCGAACGCGTCGGAGCAGGGCGCCCGCATGATTGCGATGGACAACGCCACGTCCAACGCCGAGGAGCTCATCGAGGAGCTCACGCTGAAGTACAACCGGGCGCGTCAGGATGCCATCACGATGGAAATTCTGGACATCACGAGCGGCGCAGAAGCCCTCGAAAATGCGTAG
- the atpH gene encoding ATP synthase F1 subunit delta, with protein sequence MSARTVARRYATALYEEASDQGVVDTVDDDVAMLRESLASVDALQRLYESPVVSQEKKHAVTGALLEDRVHALTLRFVRLLITNDREGMLAAILQQYHALRDEQEGIVEVEARSAQPLDDDARATLLEALESKTGQQVRLTVRHDPGLMGGLVVRIGDRVFDGSIKHKLAALRERFRHTTATPSANGATAQ encoded by the coding sequence ATGAGTGCACGTACAGTTGCCCGACGCTACGCAACGGCGCTATATGAAGAGGCGTCCGACCAAGGCGTTGTTGACACGGTGGACGACGATGTGGCCATGCTGCGCGAGAGCCTCGCGTCGGTCGACGCGCTGCAGCGTTTGTATGAAAGCCCCGTGGTGTCGCAAGAAAAAAAGCACGCGGTCACCGGCGCACTGCTCGAAGATCGCGTGCACGCGCTGACGCTTCGGTTTGTGCGCTTGCTCATCACGAACGACCGTGAGGGCATGCTTGCCGCCATCCTGCAGCAGTACCACGCCCTGCGCGACGAGCAGGAAGGCATTGTGGAGGTCGAAGCCCGCAGCGCCCAGCCGCTCGACGACGACGCCCGCGCCACGCTCCTGGAAGCGCTGGAAAGCAAAACCGGCCAGCAGGTGCGCCTTACCGTGCGCCACGATCCGGGGCTTATGGGCGGCCTGGTGGTGCGCATTGGCGACCGCGTGTTCGATGGCAGCATCAAGCACAAGCTGGCGGCCCTGCGCGAGCGCTTCCGTCACACGACGGCCACGCCTTCTGCAAACGGCGCGACGGCACAGTAG
- a CDS encoding bactofilin family protein, whose product MSSDQLNLVGEGTTFEGTVRAESDVRASGRILGTLRVQGRAIVAESGAVDGEVHATNADIAGTVSGELFIQERLVLKSSAQVDGVIHAGRLVVEEGATFNGECHMGEQSEAEPPLKEDDSGKAAGAGTASSAQKSSSSDAKQAKKATASADTPKKNAS is encoded by the coding sequence GTGAGCTCTGATCAATTGAACCTCGTGGGGGAGGGCACCACCTTTGAAGGTACGGTGCGCGCCGAGAGCGACGTGCGCGCGAGCGGTCGTATCCTGGGTACGCTGCGCGTGCAGGGCCGGGCCATTGTGGCCGAGAGCGGCGCGGTGGACGGCGAGGTGCATGCCACCAATGCCGACATCGCGGGCACCGTATCGGGCGAGCTGTTTATCCAGGAGCGTCTGGTGCTCAAGAGCTCGGCGCAGGTCGACGGCGTGATTCACGCCGGCCGGCTGGTGGTGGAAGAAGGCGCTACGTTCAACGGCGAGTGCCACATGGGCGAGCAGTCGGAGGCCGAGCCGCCACTCAAAGAAGACGACAGTGGCAAAGCGGCCGGCGCCGGCACGGCATCCTCGGCTCAAAAGTCTTCGTCGTCGGATGCCAAGCAGGCGAAGAAGGCCACCGCGTCTGCCGATACCCCAAAAAAGAACGCCTCGTAA
- a CDS encoding M23 family metallopeptidase, with protein sequence MWALLKDLIRFPDALHTVVLMRSDDPGPAHHYELVPRRLVAIWLGTLVSAVLVAVAVMAFTPARHLIPGYDTPKIKRQARLSALRVAALKDSLAVQQAYVDQLRALMTGAIKPPAASGTDGARSSAAAADEPTAVQQPQQQRAGPSGRATAHAQPAFTVTAGGATQATGQVLPALQIPMAPPVVKGFPTRGFDARAGHYAIDIAVKEGTMVQSVGPGYVILADWTQQGGYTIAVQHADGYVSVYKHNKRLLKRVGDQVRAYEPIAVTGNTGEITSGPHLHFELWRNGLAQDPRPYFAGW encoded by the coding sequence ATGTGGGCGTTACTCAAGGACCTTATCCGCTTTCCGGACGCGCTGCACACGGTTGTTTTGATGCGGTCGGACGACCCTGGGCCGGCGCATCACTACGAGCTGGTGCCCCGCCGGCTCGTGGCCATATGGCTGGGCACACTCGTTAGCGCGGTGCTCGTGGCGGTGGCCGTGATGGCCTTTACGCCGGCCCGCCACCTGATCCCGGGATACGATACGCCCAAAATAAAACGCCAGGCGCGCCTGAGTGCGCTTCGCGTGGCCGCGCTCAAAGATTCGTTGGCGGTGCAACAAGCGTATGTCGATCAGCTGCGGGCGCTTATGACGGGAGCGATCAAGCCGCCGGCGGCTAGCGGTACCGATGGTGCGCGCTCGTCCGCGGCGGCCGCCGATGAGCCAACGGCGGTGCAGCAACCGCAACAGCAACGTGCGGGACCTAGCGGGCGTGCAACGGCGCATGCCCAGCCGGCCTTCACGGTAACAGCGGGCGGCGCCACGCAGGCCACGGGGCAGGTGTTGCCCGCGCTTCAAATTCCGATGGCTCCGCCGGTGGTGAAGGGCTTTCCGACACGTGGTTTTGACGCGCGCGCCGGTCACTATGCCATCGACATCGCGGTGAAGGAGGGCACTATGGTGCAGTCTGTGGGGCCGGGCTACGTCATTCTCGCAGACTGGACGCAGCAGGGCGGATACACCATTGCGGTGCAGCACGCCGACGGCTACGTGTCGGTGTACAAGCACAACAAGCGCCTGCTGAAGCGTGTGGGCGACCAGGTGCGGGCGTATGAGCCCATCGCCGTAACCGGCAACACCGGCGAGATTACCTCCGGGCCGCATTTGCACTTTGAGCTGTGGCGCAATGGGCTCGCGCAGGATCCTCGTCCGTATTTTGCAGGTTGGTAG
- a CDS encoding fasciclin domain-containing protein, which yields MIHQRSTTRGWTALVALFFFAFTLTACDGDDGPVAPPTQGTSIADLLAQTSDLSTLQAAVEAAGLTSTFEADNDSDDGDEEGDDETTYTVFAPNNAAFASVAVDPLLANNNLLTKVLTYHVVEGTVTSDELSDGQTIETLQGAQLIVSIENGTVRINGATVVTPDVEADNGVVHIIDGVLQRHLTITERATITPQVQVLVQAIAAAGLGDDLNGDGPFTVFAPIDDAVNALTVDALLDNTNLLGSILQYHVAAGETTSGELSDGQTITTLQGDELTIAIDGETVRVNGATVVAVDIPSSNGVIHLIDRVLLENRTAYERIRSTDATQTLADAVEDAGLTDTLNDPQATYTVFAPNESAFEGVDLSGLSQQQLQDILTYHVIPDAAVASSQISDGQTAQTVEGSDVTFAVNNDGVFVNDAQVVAPDFGVSNGIVHRIDGVLMPPSMQSAVDVTVTLDNVGASAWEVTSVDGATGVSSGGENPTLTLTVGTRYRFVNNGGGAHPLGFQNSAAEYLLSQADGQTGSLEGDPDINYQEDGEGVTFTYTQALADAVATYRCTVHGSMEGSVNTN from the coding sequence ATGATACATCAACGATCAACCACAAGGGGATGGACCGCGCTGGTAGCGCTTTTCTTCTTCGCCTTTACGCTCACGGCCTGCGACGGCGACGACGGGCCTGTGGCCCCCCCCACGCAAGGCACGAGCATTGCTGACCTGTTGGCCCAAACCAGCGACCTGAGCACCCTGCAAGCGGCCGTAGAGGCTGCCGGCCTTACCAGTACGTTCGAAGCCGATAATGACAGCGACGATGGCGATGAGGAGGGCGACGACGAGACCACCTACACGGTGTTTGCTCCGAATAATGCTGCTTTCGCGAGCGTTGCGGTCGATCCGCTCCTTGCCAATAACAACCTGCTGACGAAGGTGCTTACCTACCACGTAGTTGAAGGCACCGTCACGTCCGACGAACTCTCGGACGGTCAGACCATCGAAACGCTGCAAGGCGCACAGCTCATCGTCTCGATTGAGAATGGCACCGTGCGCATCAATGGCGCCACCGTGGTAACGCCCGATGTGGAAGCCGATAACGGCGTTGTTCACATCATTGACGGCGTGCTGCAGCGCCACCTGACCATCACCGAGCGGGCCACCATCACCCCGCAGGTGCAGGTGCTGGTGCAAGCCATTGCCGCTGCCGGGCTGGGCGATGACCTGAACGGCGACGGCCCCTTCACCGTCTTTGCGCCCATTGACGACGCGGTGAATGCCCTAACGGTGGATGCCTTGCTCGATAACACCAACCTGCTTGGATCCATTTTGCAATATCATGTGGCCGCTGGCGAAACCACATCGGGCGAACTCTCCGATGGCCAGACCATCACCACCTTGCAGGGCGACGAGCTAACGATTGCCATTGACGGCGAGACCGTGCGGGTCAACGGCGCAACGGTTGTGGCTGTGGATATTCCATCGAGCAACGGCGTCATCCACCTGATCGACCGGGTGCTGCTCGAAAACCGGACGGCCTACGAGCGCATCCGCTCCACCGATGCGACGCAGACGCTCGCCGATGCGGTTGAGGATGCCGGCCTGACGGACACGCTGAACGATCCGCAGGCAACCTACACCGTCTTTGCGCCGAATGAGAGCGCCTTTGAAGGTGTGGACCTGAGCGGGCTGTCGCAGCAGCAGTTGCAAGACATCCTTACGTACCACGTCATCCCCGATGCTGCGGTGGCTTCGTCACAGATCAGCGATGGGCAAACCGCCCAAACGGTTGAAGGCAGTGACGTGACGTTTGCCGTGAACAACGACGGCGTCTTCGTGAACGATGCGCAAGTGGTGGCGCCCGACTTTGGCGTGAGCAATGGCATCGTGCACCGCATCGACGGCGTCCTGATGCCGCCCAGCATGCAATCGGCGGTTGACGTCACCGTGACGCTCGACAACGTGGGCGCCTCGGCCTGGGAAGTGACGAGCGTAGACGGCGCAACGGGCGTTTCGAGCGGAGGCGAAAACCCCACCCTCACGCTCACCGTAGGCACGCGCTATCGCTTCGTAAACAACGGCGGCGGGGCCCACCCGTTGGGTTTCCAGAATAGCGCCGCTGAGTACCTGCTCAGCCAGGCCGATGGCCAAACCGGCAGTCTGGAAGGCGATCCCGACATCAACTACCAGGAAGATGGCGAGGGTGTAACCTTCACCTACACGCAAGCCCTGGCGGATGCTGTGGCTACGTATCGCTGCACGGTACACGGCAGCATGGAAGGGTCGGTGAACACCAACTGA
- the atpF gene encoding F0F1 ATP synthase subunit B encodes MILAQSLIDVNPGFILLKIIAFLIFLYILYKFGWGPITNALEEREEEIDSSIRRAEEALQEAKQVQAENKKARREAEREAQKILREARDAAEDLREEEKAKIRQEIDAMKEQARADIEREKQSALQELRDEVADLAIEAASKVVRDDLDGERQRKLVHDFIDELPQN; translated from the coding sequence ATGATTCTCGCGCAAAGCCTTATTGACGTCAATCCAGGATTTATCCTGCTGAAGATCATTGCGTTTTTGATCTTCCTCTACATCCTGTACAAATTTGGATGGGGCCCGATCACGAATGCGCTGGAAGAGCGCGAAGAAGAGATCGATAGCTCCATTCGCCGCGCCGAAGAGGCGCTGCAGGAGGCCAAGCAAGTGCAGGCCGAAAACAAGAAGGCCCGCCGCGAAGCCGAACGAGAGGCGCAGAAGATCCTGCGCGAGGCCCGCGACGCCGCCGAAGACTTGCGCGAGGAGGAAAAGGCCAAGATTCGGCAGGAAATCGACGCGATGAAGGAGCAAGCCCGCGCCGACATCGAACGCGAGAAGCAAAGTGCCCTCCAAGAACTCCGCGACGAAGTGGCCGACCTGGCCATCGAAGCGGCCAGTAAGGTGGTGCGCGACGATCTCGATGGCGAGCGGCAGCGCAAGCTGGTGCACGACTTTATCGACGAGCTGCCCCAAAACTAA
- a CDS encoding TIGR04283 family arsenosugar biosynthesis glycosyltransferase: MTVSVVIPTLNEAACLPATLRRVHAQPGPVDVTVVDGGSTDDTCAIAASMGASVVRGPRRGRAHQMNHGAAHTTGDALLFLHADTLLPPRGLSPVRRALASHAAGIFRLSFDVAHPLLRLYAWCTRLPWVRLCFGDRGLFVRRTAFNAVGGFPPWPIFEDLELAARLHRHGPFAFLPQAVTTSARRFERHGLLRQQLQNARLWMGYCLGASPERLAAHYRYDD; this comes from the coding sequence GTGACTGTCTCCGTTGTCATTCCCACGCTGAACGAGGCGGCGTGCCTGCCGGCTACGCTACGCCGTGTGCACGCACAGCCCGGTCCTGTGGACGTGACGGTGGTGGATGGCGGCTCGACCGATGATACGTGCGCGATTGCGGCGTCGATGGGCGCTTCGGTCGTGCGCGGGCCGCGGCGGGGACGCGCGCATCAGATGAACCACGGCGCGGCCCACACCACGGGCGACGCGCTCCTCTTTCTGCATGCCGATACGCTCCTGCCGCCGCGTGGCCTTTCGCCGGTGCGCCGGGCCCTCGCGTCGCACGCTGCGGGCATCTTCCGCCTTTCGTTCGACGTCGCCCATCCGCTGCTGCGGCTGTACGCCTGGTGCACGCGGCTCCCATGGGTTCGCCTCTGCTTTGGCGACCGCGGGCTGTTCGTCCGGCGCACGGCCTTCAACGCCGTGGGCGGCTTTCCGCCATGGCCCATCTTTGAGGACCTGGAGCTTGCCGCGCGCCTGCACCGCCACGGCCCCTTCGCCTTCCTCCCCCAGGCCGTCACCACCTCGGCGCGGCGCTTTGAGCGCCACGGGCTGCTGCGGCAACAGCTCCAAAACGCCCGCCTGTGGATGGGCTACTGCCTCGGCGCCTCGCCCGAGCGGCTAGCCGCCCACTACCGCTACGACGACTGA
- the atpB gene encoding F0F1 ATP synthase subunit A — protein sequence MSNRLGHTARFGFLALALMLFASPAAVHAADGEGELTVTEIVNNEIIGHAADGNYISLYFLGKVELPRVFLARTADGSLTLDAYASTKAALKSGVYGLVPHHAPADTAASAAPAAGASAGGHGGGHGSSAHGASNEDLITTTTPELLNEALAAGDHLHSEIKRAGGSIVLDFSPTRHFVFGIIAMLVVLLVFLPLAQRYKEGVGRNEAPHGIFQNMMEVMVVFIRDDVAKPNLGDKYRTFMPFLLSAFFFILVANILGLVPFFGAATSNIAATAALAVMTLVIGQVYGSADHFKHLFTGPSDAPIFVRIILVPIEIIGLLARHLALAVRLFANMLGGALVIFSFLSLVFIMKTLMGPSAAWVTTIFSVGFTVFVLLLKLLVAFIQAYVFTALSAVYIGMAVEEHHGEEGHLPEMDETHDTGAVTPELREDRSFERDTHVGEPVAA from the coding sequence ATGAGTAACCGACTTGGACATACCGCGCGCTTCGGCTTCTTGGCCCTTGCGCTGATGCTTTTCGCGTCGCCGGCTGCCGTGCACGCGGCCGACGGCGAAGGCGAGCTGACGGTGACAGAGATCGTCAACAACGAGATCATCGGACACGCCGCCGATGGCAACTACATCAGCCTGTACTTTTTGGGCAAGGTGGAGCTGCCGCGCGTCTTTTTGGCCCGCACCGCCGATGGAAGCCTTACGCTCGACGCCTACGCCTCCACGAAGGCCGCGCTCAAGTCGGGCGTCTACGGGTTGGTGCCGCATCACGCCCCGGCCGACACCGCCGCATCCGCTGCGCCCGCTGCAGGTGCATCCGCGGGCGGCCACGGCGGGGGCCACGGCAGCAGCGCACACGGCGCCTCCAACGAGGACCTCATCACGACCACAACGCCCGAACTGCTGAACGAGGCCCTCGCGGCCGGCGATCATCTCCACTCAGAAATTAAGCGGGCCGGTGGTAGCATCGTCCTCGACTTCTCGCCGACGCGGCACTTCGTGTTCGGCATCATCGCAATGCTTGTGGTGCTGCTCGTCTTCCTGCCGCTCGCCCAGCGCTACAAGGAAGGCGTGGGGCGCAACGAAGCCCCGCACGGCATCTTCCAGAACATGATGGAAGTGATGGTCGTGTTCATCCGCGACGACGTCGCCAAGCCCAACCTTGGCGACAAGTACCGAACGTTCATGCCCTTTCTGCTGAGCGCCTTCTTCTTCATTCTCGTCGCGAATATCCTGGGGCTGGTGCCGTTCTTTGGCGCGGCCACCTCAAACATCGCGGCCACCGCGGCGCTCGCCGTCATGACACTCGTCATTGGGCAGGTGTACGGCTCGGCCGATCACTTCAAGCACCTGTTCACCGGCCCTTCCGATGCGCCCATCTTTGTGCGCATCATCCTCGTACCCATTGAAATTATCGGACTGCTGGCGCGCCACCTTGCGCTTGCGGTTCGTCTGTTTGCCAACATGCTCGGCGGCGCGCTGGTCATTTTCAGCTTCCTTAGCCTGGTCTTCATCATGAAGACCCTCATGGGCCCGTCCGCCGCCTGGGTAACCACCATCTTTAGCGTGGGATTCACGGTGTTCGTCTTGCTGCTTAAGTTGCTGGTTGCCTTCATACAGGCGTACGTCTTTACCGCGCTCTCGGCCGTCTACATTGGCATGGCCGTTGAAGAGCATCACGGCGAAGAAGGCCATCTCCCCGAGATGGACGAGACGCACGACACCGGAGCCGTTACACCTGAGCTCCGCGAAGATCGCTCGTTCGAGCGAGACACGCACGTTGGTGAGCCCGTAGCCGCTTAA
- the atpA gene encoding F0F1 ATP synthase subunit alpha, which yields MSTAIRPDEVTSVLKRELGGFEADADVYEVGTVLQAGDGIATLYGLSNVQAGELVEFPDSGVEGMVLNLEEDNVGVILFGGVDAVKEGDEARRTGKIASIPVNENLLGRVIDPLGNPMDGEGPIEGETVDLPLERKAPGVIYRQPVEEPLQTGIKSIDSMIPIGRGQRELVIGDRQTGKTAVIIDTIINQKETHDTDKPVYCVYVAVGQKDSTVAQVRRALEENGAMEYTVIVNASASMPTPLQYVAPFAGACIGEFFRDTGRHALVGYDDLSKQAVAYRELSLLLRRPPGREAYPGDVFYLHSRLLERAAKIIDNQEVASQMNNLPEGLKDRVKGGGSLTALPVIETQAGDVSAYIPTNVISITDGQIYLDVDLFNSGVRPAIDVGISVSRVGGSAQVRAMKKVAGTLRIDLSQYRELEAFAKFGSDLDPSTQRQLNRGERLVEILKQDEFSPRSVGEQVGIIYVAIEGMLDEVPVEKITAFEDEYLERLRLQHGDLLEEISSEGTWTDEMKETFASVAEDLVPIYVEEDEDDTEDVLA from the coding sequence ATGTCAACGGCAATCCGACCGGATGAAGTAACGTCCGTCCTGAAGCGCGAATTGGGTGGCTTCGAGGCCGACGCCGACGTCTACGAAGTAGGCACGGTGCTGCAGGCCGGCGACGGCATTGCAACCCTCTACGGCCTCTCGAACGTGCAGGCCGGCGAGCTGGTGGAGTTTCCCGACAGCGGCGTCGAGGGCATGGTGCTCAACCTTGAAGAAGACAATGTGGGCGTCATTCTCTTTGGCGGCGTCGACGCGGTAAAAGAGGGCGATGAAGCCCGCCGTACCGGCAAGATTGCGTCCATCCCGGTGAACGAAAACCTGCTGGGTCGCGTCATCGACCCGCTGGGCAACCCGATGGACGGCGAAGGCCCCATCGAGGGCGAGACAGTAGATTTGCCCCTGGAGCGCAAGGCGCCAGGCGTGATCTATCGCCAGCCGGTGGAGGAGCCGCTGCAGACCGGCATCAAGTCGATCGACTCGATGATTCCGATTGGGCGCGGCCAGCGTGAGCTCGTCATTGGCGACCGCCAGACGGGAAAGACGGCCGTTATCATCGACACGATCATCAACCAGAAGGAAACGCACGACACCGACAAGCCGGTGTACTGCGTGTACGTGGCCGTGGGGCAGAAGGACTCCACCGTGGCGCAGGTAAGGCGCGCGCTGGAAGAAAACGGCGCGATGGAGTACACTGTCATCGTGAATGCGTCGGCCTCCATGCCGACGCCGCTGCAGTACGTGGCGCCGTTTGCTGGGGCTTGCATCGGCGAGTTCTTCCGCGACACCGGTCGTCATGCGCTGGTTGGCTACGACGACCTCTCGAAGCAGGCCGTGGCCTACCGCGAGCTGTCGCTCTTGCTGCGCCGTCCGCCGGGCCGCGAAGCCTACCCGGGCGATGTGTTCTACCTGCACAGCCGCTTGCTGGAGCGCGCCGCGAAGATCATCGACAACCAAGAGGTTGCTTCGCAGATGAACAACCTGCCGGAGGGCCTGAAGGACCGCGTGAAGGGCGGCGGGTCGCTCACGGCGCTGCCCGTTATCGAAACGCAAGCGGGCGACGTGTCGGCGTACATTCCTACAAACGTCATCTCGATTACCGACGGCCAGATTTACCTCGACGTCGACCTGTTCAACTCGGGCGTGCGCCCGGCCATTGACGTCGGGATCTCGGTGAGCCGCGTGGGCGGCTCGGCCCAGGTGAGGGCCATGAAGAAGGTCGCCGGTACGCTGCGTATCGACCTCTCGCAGTATCGCGAGCTTGAGGCCTTTGCGAAGTTTGGTTCCGACCTCGACCCCTCGACGCAGCGCCAGCTCAACCGGGGCGAACGCCTGGTGGAAATCCTGAAGCAGGACGAGTTCTCGCCGCGCTCGGTGGGCGAGCAGGTGGGCATCATCTACGTGGCCATCGAAGGCATGCTCGACGAGGTGCCGGTTGAGAAGATCACCGCGTTTGAGGACGAGTACCTCGAACGCCTGCGGCTGCAGCACGGCGATTTGCTCGAAGAGATCAGCAGCGAGGGCACGTGGACCGACGAGATGAAAGAGACCTTCGCGTCGGTGGCCGAAGACCTCGTGCCGATCTACGTCGAGGAAGACGAAGACGACACCGAAGACGTGCTGGCGTAA
- the atpE gene encoding ATP synthase F0 subunit C — protein MDPAALAYLAAGLGAGVTTIGAGLGIGWLASSSMDGAARQPEAADDIRGLMILSAALIEGVALIGLIICLLLVLLK, from the coding sequence ATGGATCCAGCTGCTCTTGCATACCTCGCCGCAGGCCTTGGTGCCGGTGTTACCACGATTGGGGCCGGCCTTGGCATCGGTTGGCTCGCCAGCTCCTCGATGGACGGCGCCGCCCGCCAGCCCGAAGCGGCCGATGACATCCGCGGCCTCATGATTCTCTCCGCCGCGCTCATTGAGGGTGTGGCCCTGATTGGCCTCATCATCTGCCTGCTGCTCGTGCTGCTCAAGTAA